A genomic segment from Candidatus Brocadia sinica JPN1 encodes:
- the mlaD gene encoding outer membrane lipid asymmetry maintenance protein MlaD: protein MKKFDAEIAVGIFVFFGILCLGYISVRLGKIDLIGSHYYPVNAIFSSVKGLKKNTEVEISGVEVGKVADIKLVNYEAVVTLRIRDDIKLQDDAIASIRTKGLLGEKYVEIMPGGSDILIKPGDTLHETEPPIDLEKLIGNFVFGKVKE from the coding sequence ATGAAAAAATTTGATGCTGAAATTGCTGTTGGTATCTTTGTCTTTTTTGGCATACTGTGCCTGGGTTATATCTCTGTAAGACTTGGGAAGATTGACTTGATTGGTAGCCATTATTATCCGGTAAATGCCATCTTTAGCAGTGTCAAAGGACTCAAAAAAAATACCGAGGTAGAAATATCTGGGGTTGAAGTGGGTAAGGTTGCAGATATCAAACTCGTTAATTATGAGGCGGTGGTTACTTTACGAATTCGGGATGATATAAAATTGCAGGATGATGCTATTGCCTCTATACGCACAAAAGGACTTCTGGGAGAAAAGTACGTAGAGATCATGCCCGGGGGATCGGATATATTAATAAAACCTGGAGATACGTTACATGAGACGGAACCACCAATAGATTTAGAAAAATTAATAGGGAATTTTGTTTTTGGGAAAGTAAAGGAATAA
- a CDS encoding MlaA family lipoprotein, with protein sequence MKNFVVVTFFLVFATFFLLTASRAENLSVPAQEGSSGETGSNGKFSDKDTANKDEEAEQTEAEEAEMEQEIPPIKDAFPTFNRAMFTFNDKAFHYFFKPVYTGYNSMIPEKARVSVRNFYTNIKMPVRFFNCLFQANFKGAGTEMTRFVINSTVGVAGFLDPAKSKFHIEKQDRDFGQTLGKYKMESGTYIVWPFIGPSNTRDTIGLLGDGALNPLTWISYFFLTPIESMGNYTYESVNDVSIDKGNTYESITKPAIDPYIALQDAYTQNRMKKIKESPNYDETID encoded by the coding sequence ATGAAAAATTTTGTAGTAGTGACGTTCTTTTTAGTTTTTGCAACGTTTTTTTTGTTGACAGCTTCACGGGCAGAGAACTTGTCTGTGCCTGCCCAGGAGGGATCTTCTGGTGAAACGGGGAGCAATGGAAAATTTTCTGATAAGGATACAGCAAATAAAGATGAAGAAGCGGAACAGACAGAGGCAGAGGAAGCAGAAATGGAGCAAGAAATTCCTCCCATTAAAGACGCGTTCCCAACCTTTAACAGAGCCATGTTTACCTTCAATGATAAGGCTTTCCATTATTTCTTTAAACCAGTATATACAGGGTACAATTCAATGATACCTGAAAAAGCACGGGTAAGTGTCAGGAATTTTTACACAAACATCAAGATGCCTGTCCGTTTTTTTAATTGCCTCTTCCAAGCCAATTTTAAAGGCGCTGGTACCGAGATGACGCGTTTTGTTATTAATAGCACTGTGGGAGTGGCAGGGTTTCTTGATCCTGCAAAATCAAAATTTCATATAGAAAAGCAAGACAGAGACTTCGGCCAGACTCTTGGTAAATATAAGATGGAATCCGGTACTTACATTGTGTGGCCTTTTATTGGACCATCAAATACACGTGACACAATAGGACTTTTGGGTGACGGGGCGTTGAATCCATTAACCTGGATTTCATATTTTTTCCTCACACCGATTGAGAGCATGGGAAATTATACCTATGAATCTGTCAACGATGTCTCTATCGATAAAGGAAATACTTATGAGAGTATAACAAAACCAGCTATTGACCCGTATATTGCGCTCCAGGATGCTTATACACAAAATCGAATGAAGAAGATTAAAGAATCCCCGAATTATGATGAGACGATTGATTAA
- a CDS encoding ABC transporter ATP-binding protein, with product MIEVIDLHKSFKRHEVLRGVNLKVKDGESLALIGGSGQGKSILLKHIIGLVKPDQGRISINNQDINKLGRKSLRQLKERFGVVFQGGALFDSLTVFENVAFPLREKTRLKASEIQEKVLKELGRVGLSGSENKYPAEISGGMKKRVALARCLVMNPEIVLFDEPTTGLDPLIGKAIHKLIRDCQRSFHFTAIIVTHEIPAVFSVVDRVAMLFDGKIIAEGTPEEIQASTDPVVHQFIHGELEGPITIQ from the coding sequence ATGATTGAAGTTATTGATTTACACAAAAGTTTCAAAAGGCACGAGGTGCTCCGGGGTGTTAACCTAAAGGTAAAAGACGGCGAATCCCTGGCCTTGATTGGAGGCAGCGGTCAGGGTAAATCTATATTACTAAAACATATCATTGGTCTCGTAAAACCTGATCAAGGCAGGATATCAATAAATAATCAGGACATCAACAAACTTGGAAGAAAATCACTGAGACAATTAAAAGAACGATTCGGTGTTGTTTTCCAGGGCGGCGCTCTTTTTGATTCCCTTACCGTATTTGAAAATGTTGCATTTCCCCTGAGGGAAAAGACAAGGCTGAAAGCCTCGGAAATTCAGGAAAAGGTACTTAAAGAGTTGGGCAGGGTGGGTCTCTCAGGCTCCGAGAATAAATATCCAGCAGAGATAAGCGGCGGTATGAAAAAACGAGTTGCGCTTGCCCGATGTCTTGTTATGAACCCCGAGATCGTCCTTTTTGATGAACCGACAACCGGCCTCGATCCGTTAATAGGCAAGGCGATACATAAACTGATCAGGGATTGTCAAAGGAGTTTTCATTTTACGGCTATTATAGTTACTCATGAGATTCCAGCGGTTTTTTCTGTTGTGGACCGAGTTGCCATGTTATTTGATGGGAAAATTATTGCTGAAGGTACTCCCGAAGAAATACAGGCGTCTACAGACCCCGTGGTGCACCAGTTTATTCATGGTGAACTGGAGGGGCCTATTACCATACAATAA
- a CDS encoding ABC transporter substrate-binding protein, with amino-acid sequence MKNRKILLAVFAGLFSLTSMSPFLWADEPGKLVMKTIDSGLTVLKEPSLKGPEKSQERRQRLWEEISFIFDFEEMSKRALGQHWKKRTPEEKTEFVGLFTNILKDAYIGKTDTYSGEKIVFLKEKQEDNKYATVQTKIITNTGTEVLVDYRMLNDGGKWAIYDVIIEGVSLVNNYRSQFNNILLKSSYAELIQKIKEKHG; translated from the coding sequence ATGAAAAACAGAAAAATTTTATTAGCAGTATTTGCTGGTTTATTTTCCTTGACGTCTATGTCTCCTTTTCTGTGGGCGGATGAACCAGGAAAACTTGTCATGAAGACTATTGACAGCGGTTTAACTGTTCTGAAAGAACCTTCCCTGAAGGGGCCGGAAAAGTCGCAAGAACGCAGACAAAGGTTATGGGAAGAAATTTCATTCATTTTTGATTTTGAAGAGATGTCTAAAAGGGCGCTTGGCCAGCACTGGAAAAAACGCACCCCTGAAGAAAAAACAGAATTTGTGGGATTATTTACCAACATCCTCAAAGATGCTTATATAGGGAAAACTGATACGTATTCTGGTGAAAAAATTGTCTTTCTCAAGGAAAAACAAGAGGATAATAAATACGCGACAGTACAAACAAAGATTATTACGAATACCGGAACAGAAGTATTGGTAGATTATCGCATGCTCAATGATGGCGGGAAATGGGCAATTTATGATGTAATCATTGAAGGGGTAAGTCTTGTGAATAACTACCGTAGCCAATTTAATAATATCTTGTTGAAATCTTCATATGCAGAACTCATTCAAAAAATAAAAGAGAAACACGGTTAA
- a CDS encoding MlaE family ABC transporter permease: MMWIFAPFKFLGGITQRFIKELGRMGCFFAESLFWMVFPPYLIRRIIKQINFIGVKTTPVIILTGSFTGMVLALQTYYALAKFGAQSSLGPVVALSLIRELGPVISALMVTGCAGSALTAEIGIMRITEQIDALDAMALNPYKYLIIPNLIGGIISLPLLNAIFVVVGVFGGYAVGVGLMGLSSGTYFQGIRDFIKAQDVLEGLYKSLSFGVLITWISCYKGYYTSYGAEGVSKATIQSVVLSSVLILVWDYFMTSVIVA, encoded by the coding sequence ATGATGTGGATATTTGCTCCGTTTAAATTCCTCGGGGGTATTACCCAGAGATTCATAAAGGAATTGGGAAGGATGGGATGTTTTTTTGCTGAATCCTTATTCTGGATGGTATTCCCGCCGTATTTGATACGAAGAATTATTAAGCAGATCAATTTCATCGGTGTAAAGACTACTCCTGTCATAATCCTGACAGGGTCTTTTACCGGGATGGTATTGGCGTTACAGACTTATTATGCTTTAGCCAAGTTTGGCGCACAATCCAGCCTGGGTCCTGTGGTGGCTTTGTCATTAATACGGGAACTTGGTCCAGTTATTTCCGCTTTAATGGTTACCGGATGCGCGGGTTCTGCATTAACGGCTGAGATTGGCATTATGAGAATAACCGAGCAAATTGATGCCCTTGATGCCATGGCGTTAAATCCCTACAAGTATTTGATTATTCCTAATTTAATAGGGGGTATCATATCGCTCCCTCTCTTAAACGCCATCTTTGTTGTGGTTGGCGTTTTTGGGGGATATGCCGTGGGGGTTGGGCTGATGGGCTTATCAAGTGGGACATATTTCCAGGGAATCAGAGATTTCATTAAAGCCCAGGACGTACTTGAGGGGTTATATAAATCCCTTAGCTTTGGTGTTTTAATAACGTGGATAAGTTGTTACAAGGGTTATTATACCAGCTACGGGGCAGAAGGTGTTAGCAAGGCAACCATCCAATCTGTGGTGCTTTCATCAGTTCTTATCCTGGTGTGGGATTACTTTATGACCTCTGTGATAGTAGCTTAG
- a CDS encoding glycosyltransferase family 9 protein: protein MKNGSLKNYSIQVFSIKTINITNMGKRFNNLKNILVVRLGAMGDIVHVMPAAKNLRMAFPSAHIAWLVEDKLEDLVEGLQGIDEVIVFPRRQWQKHLKSPRNYCNILSSMRLFLKKLRNRKYDIALDFHGNFKSGLLTYLSGARTRVGFSKGYCKEFNFLFTNLWIAPQQKRMHRIDKYLGLLHGLGIKAYYQRPVFSIPDTDRLYIDDFLCQNHLDQKSIAIIHPGTSMFGKYKRWPPENYAHLADILTKEFNYSIVFTWGASEYNLIEKILSLMRYQATIACETSSVKQLIALLQHAHLFVGGDTGPTHIASSIGIPTVAIFGPKDPVIYAPYDRNALVVRKDIPCSPCEKRKCDHVTCINVITPGDVFKAVKDIGKLK, encoded by the coding sequence TTGAAAAATGGATCTCTTAAGAATTATAGTATACAGGTGTTTAGTATAAAAACCATCAATATAACAAACATGGGAAAACGATTCAATAATCTAAAGAATATCTTGGTTGTTCGGTTGGGTGCCATGGGCGATATAGTCCATGTTATGCCGGCAGCAAAAAACTTGCGAATGGCATTTCCATCTGCCCACATTGCATGGCTTGTGGAGGATAAACTTGAGGATTTGGTTGAAGGGCTTCAGGGAATAGACGAGGTTATTGTTTTTCCGAGAAGACAATGGCAGAAGCACCTCAAATCACCACGAAACTATTGTAATATCTTATCATCAATGCGATTGTTTTTGAAAAAATTGCGGAATAGGAAATATGACATTGCACTGGATTTCCATGGTAATTTTAAAAGCGGTTTATTAACGTATCTGAGCGGTGCAAGGACACGGGTTGGCTTCTCGAAAGGATATTGTAAGGAATTTAATTTTCTTTTTACTAATTTGTGGATTGCACCACAGCAGAAGAGAATGCATAGAATCGACAAATATCTCGGTCTTTTACATGGTTTAGGCATAAAGGCATACTATCAAAGACCTGTATTTTCCATTCCAGATACGGATCGCCTTTATATTGACGATTTTCTTTGCCAAAATCATCTCGATCAAAAATCTATCGCAATAATACATCCAGGAACCAGCATGTTCGGGAAATATAAGCGATGGCCGCCTGAAAACTATGCGCATCTTGCGGATATTTTAACAAAAGAATTTAATTACTCAATCGTTTTTACCTGGGGTGCCTCCGAATATAACCTGATAGAAAAAATTCTATCATTAATGCGGTATCAGGCTACGATCGCATGTGAGACATCATCGGTAAAACAGCTGATAGCCTTATTACAACATGCTCACCTTTTTGTCGGTGGCGATACAGGACCCACTCATATAGCTTCAAGTATTGGAATTCCCACAGTAGCGATTTTCGGGCCTAAAGATCCGGTTATTTACGCACCTTATGATAGGAATGCACTGGTTGTGAGAAAAGATATTCCCTGCAGCCCTTGTGAAAAACGGAAATGTGATCACGTTACCTGTATTAATGTTATTACTCCGGGAGATGTCTTTAAAGCAGTTAAAGACATAGGTAAATTAAAGTAG
- the plsY gene encoding glycerol-3-phosphate 1-O-acyltransferase PlsY — MLIQIISPIISYFIGSIPFGFLIAKIVKGVDIRQLGSGNPGATNVSRILGRPYGISVFILDMLKGFLPVFIFDRMFANYSHSLAVISCGVGVICGHTFPVFLGFKGGKAAATGCGVFLWLAPLSLVISASIWLLTVYISRYISLGSILSSIALVTCLIVLGKDPFGQGFPLTLFSIFISALLIIRHKSNIKRLLNGTESKIGSKIKADVSANSNS; from the coding sequence GTGCTCATACAAATTATCAGTCCAATCATCTCGTATTTTATCGGTAGTATTCCCTTCGGATTTTTAATCGCTAAGATCGTAAAAGGTGTTGATATCCGACAACTTGGTAGCGGTAACCCTGGGGCAACAAACGTTTCAAGGATTCTGGGTAGACCTTATGGGATATCGGTATTTATTTTAGACATGTTAAAAGGTTTTCTCCCTGTTTTTATCTTTGATCGAATGTTTGCTAATTATAGTCACAGTTTAGCCGTCATATCATGTGGAGTTGGCGTAATATGTGGCCATACATTCCCTGTCTTTCTTGGTTTTAAGGGAGGAAAGGCTGCTGCGACGGGCTGTGGGGTATTTTTATGGTTGGCGCCATTATCACTTGTTATTTCAGCCAGTATATGGTTATTGACGGTGTATATTTCCCGTTATATATCTTTGGGGTCGATCCTCAGCTCAATTGCATTGGTAACGTGTTTAATAGTATTGGGTAAAGACCCTTTTGGTCAGGGGTTTCCCCTGACCTTGTTTTCAATATTCATCTCAGCCCTTCTTATTATCCGGCATAAATCGAATATAAAAAGACTCTTGAACGGCACAGAAAGTAAAATTGGTAGCAAAATTAAGGCAGATGTTTCGGCTAATTCTAATTCGTGA
- a CDS encoding lipopolysaccharide kinase InaA family protein — MMSANYAVETKEPRGFSIVKREDTTFFVKEEYKETILSIPLDKNFSRIGKRADTNRKYGRGIYLSVPDSKNSGERFVIRNYRHGGLLGKLFGGIFYDGNRPLNELQINEIAARKGIPSAEVIAVAKRKLWGLFYKADFISKEISGAVDIVQFLKESPLTFIQKSKKSIIFELVRLIRHMHDAGIYHADLHLKNILLKDDTNGEFHAYIIDLDKSVVSRELSIEQRIKNLLRLDRSLEKLRWFSGIIKTTQKDTSASGNPPQFPFSGEEFSAETHSYKVAVPQSNWSGERMISASMKQKIRLISKTDRVRFLKGYTSYDDTLDKDWKRHIRQYYSHHTMHKLWWRALDLF; from the coding sequence ATGATGAGCGCCAATTATGCCGTGGAAACAAAAGAACCGAGAGGTTTTTCCATTGTTAAAAGGGAAGATACGACCTTCTTTGTAAAAGAAGAATATAAAGAAACTATACTGTCCATACCCCTTGATAAAAATTTTTCCCGGATTGGGAAGAGAGCCGACACAAATAGAAAATATGGAAGGGGAATATATTTGTCCGTCCCTGATTCAAAAAACAGCGGCGAAAGATTTGTTATCAGAAACTATAGACACGGTGGTTTGTTGGGTAAACTTTTTGGCGGGATATTTTATGACGGGAATCGTCCTTTAAACGAACTACAGATAAATGAAATTGCGGCACGGAAAGGTATTCCTTCTGCTGAAGTAATTGCCGTAGCCAAAAGAAAATTATGGGGTTTATTCTACAAGGCTGATTTTATATCAAAGGAAATATCCGGGGCAGTTGACATAGTCCAATTCCTGAAAGAATCTCCCCTGACTTTTATACAAAAGTCTAAGAAATCTATAATTTTTGAACTGGTTAGACTGATAAGACACATGCATGATGCAGGTATATACCATGCAGATTTGCATCTGAAAAATATACTCTTGAAAGACGATACAAACGGGGAGTTTCATGCATATATAATAGATCTCGATAAATCTGTCGTTTCAAGAGAGCTAAGCATCGAACAAAGAATTAAGAACCTGCTGCGTCTTGACCGTTCTCTTGAAAAGTTACGCTGGTTTTCAGGTATAATAAAAACAACTCAAAAAGACACAAGTGCCAGTGGAAATCCTCCTCAGTTCCCCTTTTCCGGGGAGGAATTTTCTGCTGAAACCCATTCATACAAAGTAGCCGTTCCGCAAAGTAACTGGTCTGGTGAACGAATGATATCTGCGTCTATGAAACAAAAAATACGTTTGATTTCCAAGACGGATAGGGTCAGGTTTTTAAAAGGGTATACGTCATATGACGATACCCTTGACAAAGACTGGAAAAGGCATATCCGGCAATACTATTCACATCACACTATGCATAAACTTTGGTGGCGTGCATTAGACCTTTTTTAA